A genomic stretch from Falco cherrug isolate bFalChe1 chromosome 3, bFalChe1.pri, whole genome shotgun sequence includes:
- the ALG2 gene encoding alpha-1,3/1,6-mannosyltransferase ALG2, whose translation MAAAGEGPSVLFLHPDLGLGGAERLVVDAALALQARGCRVQIWTAHYDAARCFAETRGLAVRRAGGWLPRSLWGRGQALCAALRMAFVALYVLLLSGEPADVFVCDQVSACIPVLRLARTRKKVLFYCHFPDQLLTKRESLLKRIYRLPLDWLEEYTTGMADCIVVNSRFTAGVFKDTFKSLSHINPDVLYPSLNISSFDTACAADIADLVPKKKFLFLSINRYERKKNLMLALEALHELRGRLDSHEWNEVHLVMAGGYDKRVLENVEHYEELRRLAAKLRVNDHITFLRSFSDEQKITLFSNSICVLYTPSNEHFGIVPLEAMYMRCPVIAVNSGGPLESILHNVTGFLCDPLPTQFSEAMEKIVRDPLLKDTMGAAGRARVMEKFSLEAFTEQLYQYICRLTQ comes from the exons ATGGCGGCGGCCGGCGAGGGCCCGTCCGTGCTGTTCCTGCACCCGGACCTGGGGCtgggcggcgcggagcggctGGTGGTGGACGCGGCGCTGGCGCTGCAGGCGCGGGGCTGCCGGGTGCAGATCTGGACGGCGCACTACGACGCTGCGCGCTGCTTCGCGGAGACGCGGGGGTTGGCGGTGCGCAGGGCCGGCGGGTGGCTGCCGCGCAGCCTGTGGGGCCGCGGGCAGGCGCTGTGTGCCGCCCTGCGCATGGCCTTCGTGGCGCTGTACGTCCTGCTGCTCAGCGGCGAGCCGGCCGACGTCTTCGTCTGCGACCAG GTGTCTGCTTGCATTCCAGTACTTCGGCTGGCCAGAACCCGTaagaaggttttattttactgtcaCTTTCCTGATCAGCTTCTTACCAAGAGAGAATCTCTCCTGAAGCGCATCTACAGATTACCGCTCGACTGGCTGGAAGAGTACACAACTGGCATGGCAGACTGTATTGTTGTGAACAGCAGGTTCACTGCTGGTGTGTTCAAGGACACGTTTAAGTCCTTATCTCACATAAACCCAGATGTCCTCTACCCATCGCTCAACATCAGTAGCTTTGATACAGCATGTGCTGCAGACATAGCTGACCTGGTACCAAAGAAGaagttcttgtttctttccattaataGGTACgagagaaaaaagaatctgATGTTGGCTCTCGAAGCTTTGCATGAGCTTCGAGGAAGACTTGATTCTCATGAGTGGAATGAAGTTCACTTGGTTATGGCAGGTGGTTATGATAAACGAGTTCTGGAAAATGTGGAGCACTATGAAGAGCTAAGGAGACTTGCAGCCAAGCTTCGTGTTAATGACCACATCACTTTTTTGAGATCATTCTCAGATGAGCAGAAAATCACTCTTTTTAGTAACTCTATATGTGTGCTTTATACACCAAGCAATGAACATTTTGGCATTGTTCCTCTGGAAGCAATGTACATGAGATGTCCAGTTATAGCAGTTAATTCAGGCGGTCCTTTGGAATCGATCTTGCATAATGTTACAGGATTTTTGTGTGATCCGCTGCCAACGCAATTCTCTGAGGCCATGGAAAAAATTGTGAGAGATCCTCTCTTAAAGGACACAatgggagcagctgggagagccAGAGTTATGGAAAAATTTTCCTTGGAAGCATTCACAGAACAGCTGTACCAATACATATGCAGATTAACACAATAA
- the SEC61B gene encoding protein transport protein Sec61 subunit beta, with product MPGPNPSATSVGSSGRSPSKAVAPRAAGSTVRQRKNASCGTRSAGRATSTGTGGMWRFYTEDSPGLKVGPVPVLVMSLLFIASVFMLHIWGKYTRS from the exons aTG CCCGGGCCCAACCCCAGCGCCACGAGCGTCGGCTCCTCCGGCCGCTCGCCCAGCAAGGCCGTGGCTCCCCGCGCGGCCGGCTCCACCGTCCGGCAGAG GAAGAATGCCAGCTGTGGGACAAGAAGTGCGGGCCGTGCCACTTCCACAGGTACTGGTGGGATGTGGCGATTCTACACGGAGGACTCTCCGGGGCTCAAAGT tggCCCTGTTCCAGTTTTGGTCATGAGTcttctttttattgcttctgtGTTTATGCTGCACATCTGGGGTAAATATACTCGTTCATAG